In the genome of Paenibacillus pabuli, one region contains:
- a CDS encoding MerR family transcriptional regulator, which translates to MAMKVKEVAELVGISVRTLHHYDEIGLLTPDEVTSAGYRLYSDANLEMLQQILFFKELDFSLKDIKEIINNPSFNREEALNMHRRILLEKRQRLDQMIATIDKSVKHMRGEIKMTAKEQFEGINFSHNPYEQEARERWGDQAVDQANQKLHNHSPGEQKALFDQMNSIYTRLAAIRHIDPTSDEAQAGISEWYSYLNNMGNYSPEVFRGLGQMYVEDERFTRNIDQFGEGLAVFMRDAMAAFADRNS; encoded by the coding sequence ATGGCCATGAAAGTAAAAGAAGTGGCCGAACTTGTCGGGATCAGTGTGCGCACGCTGCATCATTATGATGAGATCGGACTGTTAACACCGGACGAAGTAACTTCTGCCGGGTATCGACTGTATTCAGATGCCAATCTGGAAATGCTGCAGCAGATTTTATTTTTCAAAGAACTCGATTTCTCTCTGAAAGATATCAAGGAAATTATTAACAATCCATCTTTCAATCGAGAAGAAGCCCTAAATATGCATCGCCGTATTTTGCTGGAGAAACGCCAGCGGTTGGACCAAATGATCGCTACCATTGATAAATCAGTTAAACACATGAGAGGAGAAATTAAAATGACAGCCAAAGAACAATTTGAAGGGATTAATTTCAGTCATAATCCGTATGAGCAGGAAGCGCGGGAACGTTGGGGAGACCAAGCAGTGGATCAGGCTAATCAAAAGTTACACAACCATTCTCCTGGGGAGCAAAAAGCTCTATTCGATCAAATGAATTCAATCTACACCCGTCTTGCAGCAATTCGTCACATAGATCCAACATCCGACGAGGCTCAAGCTGGAATCTCGGAATGGTACAGCTATCTGAACAACATGGGCAATTATTCGCCTGAAGTCTTCAGAGGGCTGGGGCAAATGTACGTGGAGGACGAACGTTTCACACGTAATATTGATCAATTCGGCGAAGGTTTGGCTGTATTTATGCGGGATGCCATGGCTGCGTTTGCTGATCGAAACAGTTAA
- the thiE gene encoding thiamine phosphate synthase — translation MRHLDADAVRRAMQVYLVMGSVNTTRDPVEVLRQAIAGGITLFQFREKGTGALVGEARITLAMRLREVCSQHGIPFIVNDDVELAVAVEADGMHVGQDDADAALVRARIGEGRMLGVSAHSVEEARRAVQAGADYLGVGPMYPTRSKADAHAVLGPAGVAELRAAGIAVPVVGIGGITPDTTAAVMAAGADGVAVISAIAGAADVRAAAAQFAAAVRGMLA, via the coding sequence ATGCGTCATCTGGATGCAGACGCGGTACGACGCGCGATGCAGGTGTATTTGGTGATGGGCAGCGTGAATACGACGCGTGACCCTGTGGAGGTGCTGCGCCAAGCTATAGCTGGCGGCATTACGCTGTTCCAGTTCCGGGAAAAAGGAACTGGCGCTCTGGTTGGCGAAGCTCGCATCACGCTTGCGATGCGGCTTCGCGAGGTGTGCAGCCAGCACGGGATACCGTTCATCGTGAACGATGATGTGGAGCTGGCTGTGGCGGTGGAGGCCGACGGCATGCATGTCGGCCAGGACGATGCGGACGCGGCGCTGGTACGCGCCCGCATCGGAGAAGGGCGGATGCTTGGCGTATCCGCCCACTCCGTGGAGGAAGCCCGCCGTGCGGTGCAGGCGGGCGCCGACTATCTTGGCGTCGGGCCCATGTACCCGACGCGGTCCAAAGCGGATGCCCACGCTGTGCTGGGCCCCGCCGGGGTTGCGGAACTGCGCGCCGCAGGCATCGCAGTTCCGGTGGTAGGTATCGGCGGCATTACGCCCGATACCACGGCCGCCGTGATGGCGGCAGGAGCCGACGGCGTAGCCGTCATCTCCGCCATCGCGGGCGCGGCCGATGTGCGCGCAGCGGCTGCGCAGTTCGCTGCGGCGGTGCGCGGGATGCTGGCGTAG
- a CDS encoding deoxynucleoside kinase, with amino-acid sequence MNNYGIPANALITVAGTVGVGKSTLTAALADRLNFKTSLEQVDHNPYLEKFYHDFERWSFHLQIYFLAERFKEQKKIFELGGGFVQDRSIYEDTGIFAQMHADQGTMSATDFETYSSLFEAMVMTPYFPHPDVLIYLEGSLPSILNRITLRGREMEIQTDRSYWEHMHERYSVWINQFTACPVLRLNIDEYDVNDPASVDAILAQIAAVIQPSQKA; translated from the coding sequence ATGAACAATTATGGTATTCCGGCGAATGCATTAATTACGGTAGCAGGAACTGTTGGGGTGGGTAAATCCACGTTGACGGCAGCACTGGCAGATCGCTTGAACTTTAAGACTTCCTTGGAGCAAGTCGATCACAACCCCTATCTGGAGAAATTCTATCATGACTTCGAACGATGGAGCTTCCATTTGCAAATTTATTTCCTGGCAGAGCGTTTTAAGGAACAGAAGAAAATCTTTGAACTTGGTGGTGGATTTGTACAGGATCGCTCCATTTATGAAGATACAGGCATCTTTGCACAAATGCATGCGGATCAAGGTACAATGTCAGCCACGGATTTCGAGACGTATAGCAGTTTGTTTGAAGCCATGGTCATGACACCTTATTTCCCTCATCCGGACGTACTCATTTATCTTGAAGGCAGTCTGCCATCCATTTTGAACCGAATTACCCTGCGGGGACGAGAGATGGAAATCCAGACTGACCGTTCCTATTGGGAGCACATGCATGAGCGCTATTCCGTATGGATTAACCAGTTTACCGCTTGTCCGGTACTTCGTTTGAATATTGATGAATATGACGTGAATGACCCGGCATCAGTGGACGCCATTTTGGCACAGATCGCTGCTGTCATTCAACCTTCCCAAAAAGCGTAA
- a CDS encoding ABC transporter permease — MRHGNLRDSMKHSVRGWLARYGLFLLLMLLLLVIWEWIVRMGWVPSFIIPAPTAIARSMYEHRHLLLATHLPATLMEVVVGFGMSIGAGIALATGMHMNRSIEKALYPFVVISQTIPLIALSPVFILWFGYTLWSKVAVVFLIAFFPIVVSTYDGLRQGDPEQRELLLTMGASKWDIFRKLQIPLALPSFFSGLKMSVVYCVVGATIGEWLGGSKGLGYFSRRMSSNMNTDAMFAAIVLLSLLGIALFVLIAWMEKRFGTPRHAGRRKTG; from the coding sequence ATGCGACACGGTAACTTGAGAGATAGCATGAAGCATAGCGTACGAGGTTGGCTTGCCCGTTATGGTCTGTTTCTTTTGCTCATGCTCTTGCTGCTTGTCATCTGGGAGTGGATTGTACGTATGGGATGGGTGCCCTCCTTCATCATTCCAGCCCCGACGGCGATTGCCCGTTCGATGTATGAGCATCGCCACCTCCTGCTGGCCACACATCTGCCCGCTACCTTGATGGAGGTTGTCGTTGGTTTTGGCATGTCTATTGGTGCCGGAATTGCGCTTGCAACAGGCATGCATATGAACCGATCGATTGAAAAGGCCTTATATCCATTTGTTGTGATCAGTCAGACCATCCCGCTGATTGCCCTGTCTCCTGTCTTTATCCTGTGGTTTGGCTACACGCTGTGGAGCAAAGTCGCAGTGGTATTCCTGATCGCATTTTTCCCGATTGTAGTTAGCACCTACGATGGGCTGCGTCAGGGTGATCCGGAGCAGCGTGAACTGCTGCTGACGATGGGGGCCAGCAAGTGGGATATTTTTCGCAAACTACAGATTCCACTTGCCCTTCCCTCCTTCTTTTCGGGACTGAAAATGTCTGTGGTGTATTGTGTGGTCGGTGCAACGATTGGGGAATGGCTCGGTGGAAGCAAGGGTCTCGGTTATTTCAGTCGCAGAATGTCGAGCAATATGAACACGGATGCCATGTTCGCCGCCATTGTGCTGTTATCCCTGCTCGGTATCGCCCTGTTTGTACTCATTGCTTGGATGGAGAAAAGATTCGGTACACCACGTCATGCAGGTAGAAGAAAAACCGGATAA
- a CDS encoding ABC transporter substrate-binding protein: MNKKYIYSLLPILLMTLILIVSGCGKTGTNTPAADSSSNAKDTESSSTTPSAESKDKLSIMLDWYPNAVHSFIYVAQEKGYFADQGLDVEIQMPADTNDSLKLVAAGKIDLALSYQPQILLARGENIPVRSIAAVVRHPLVHLLTEADGKVKSPKDLEGLTVGYSSIPLYEAMLRTMISQDGGNSDKMNLVDVGFDLIPSLASGQADAIMGGFINHEQLILEKEGHATKSINPVDYGVPDYYELVLTASDTGIEAKRDQLTRFIKAMQEGQKYVTEHPGDALNILLAHENETSPLDQEIETKSLNILLPLMNEEGQPFGRQDASSWEVVRNWLVQSELIPDSVKAQDAFIYLQGE; this comes from the coding sequence ATGAATAAAAAGTATATCTATTCCCTGCTCCCTATTCTGCTCATGACCCTGATACTGATCGTCAGCGGATGTGGCAAGACAGGTACCAACACGCCTGCTGCGGACTCTTCTTCCAATGCAAAAGATACAGAATCATCTTCGACCACACCATCCGCGGAATCCAAAGACAAACTGTCCATCATGCTTGATTGGTACCCGAATGCAGTACATTCCTTCATCTATGTTGCTCAGGAGAAAGGTTATTTTGCGGATCAGGGTCTGGATGTCGAAATTCAGATGCCTGCGGATACCAATGACTCACTCAAACTTGTTGCTGCCGGTAAAATTGATCTGGCTCTAAGCTACCAGCCGCAAATTTTGCTCGCACGTGGGGAGAACATTCCTGTACGTTCCATTGCAGCCGTCGTTCGGCATCCGCTTGTGCATCTGTTAACTGAAGCAGACGGTAAAGTAAAGTCGCCAAAAGATCTGGAAGGGCTGACGGTCGGCTATTCCTCCATCCCTCTGTATGAAGCCATGTTACGTACCATGATCAGCCAGGATGGCGGTAATTCCGACAAAATGAATCTGGTCGATGTGGGTTTCGATCTTATTCCTTCCTTGGCCTCTGGACAGGCGGATGCCATTATGGGCGGCTTTATTAACCATGAGCAATTGATTTTGGAAAAGGAAGGCCATGCCACGAAGTCGATCAATCCCGTCGATTACGGCGTACCTGATTATTATGAACTGGTCCTCACTGCAAGTGATACGGGCATCGAAGCGAAAAGGGATCAGCTTACCCGCTTTATCAAAGCGATGCAGGAAGGACAGAAATATGTGACGGAGCATCCCGGGGACGCGCTGAACATTCTGCTGGCACATGAGAACGAAACCTCTCCACTCGACCAGGAGATCGAAACCAAAAGTCTGAATATTTTACTGCCACTGATGAATGAAGAAGGTCAGCCGTTTGGCAGGCAGGATGCCTCATCTTGGGAAGTTGTACGTAATTGGCTGGTTCAAAGTGAACTGATTCCGGATTCCGTGAAGGCTCAGGATGCTTTTATCTATTTACAGGGTGAGTAA
- a CDS encoding ferritin-like domain-containing protein, with the protein MYYVPYYRNDSMVTAHIAKAINGESSAIACYDKLAALAPTEEEHTRILEIRQDEMEHLQRFIAIYVSLTGMQPTIQIAQDCPTEYIAGLNYAFKDEQETVEFYSDVADQTTDPHIQATFRRAATDEQRHAVWFLYYLTQHKADVKPTDNSPISK; encoded by the coding sequence ATGTATTATGTTCCTTATTATCGTAATGACAGTATGGTCACTGCCCATATTGCCAAAGCCATCAATGGAGAATCATCGGCTATTGCCTGTTATGACAAGTTGGCTGCACTTGCACCCACGGAAGAGGAACACACACGTATTCTGGAAATCCGCCAAGATGAAATGGAGCACCTTCAACGTTTCATTGCTATCTATGTATCCTTAACTGGCATGCAGCCCACCATCCAGATTGCCCAGGACTGTCCAACTGAATATATCGCGGGGCTAAATTACGCTTTCAAAGATGAACAGGAAACCGTTGAATTCTACTCTGATGTTGCTGACCAGACGACTGATCCCCATATCCAGGCAACATTCAGAAGAGCTGCAACGGATGAACAAAGACACGCCGTTTGGTTTCTATATTATCTGACGCAGCATAAAGCGGATGTAAAACCCACTGATAACTCACCTATATCAAAATAA
- a CDS encoding ABC transporter ATP-binding protein: MDNDITIHNMSYAFPGKRDSPMLSNVSMRVAKGEFVSLIGSSGSGKSTLFKLLAGLLEPTHGTIEIPWVQEGKRLGQVAYMPQKDLLLSWRTVMENCMLPAELAADRQDKVRIRADILAGLDRFGLSGHVHAYPDELSGGMRQRVALLRTLLTGGELMLLDEPFGALDALTKREMHRWLLELWEGLGKTVLFITHDIEEALLLSDRIILLTPVGQGQQLQDLTVPLPRPRHSDMIYEPALVQMRRRLEEQLHATR, translated from the coding sequence TGAGCTACGCTTTCCCGGGAAAAAGGGATTCCCCCATGCTCTCCAATGTGTCGATGCGTGTTGCCAAAGGCGAATTTGTCTCGCTCATCGGTTCCAGCGGCTCCGGTAAAAGCACCCTTTTCAAGCTGCTGGCAGGCTTGCTTGAGCCAACCCACGGAACCATTGAAATTCCCTGGGTTCAAGAAGGAAAGCGACTGGGGCAGGTTGCCTACATGCCGCAAAAGGACCTCCTATTATCCTGGAGAACCGTCATGGAGAATTGCATGCTCCCCGCTGAACTTGCTGCAGATCGGCAGGATAAGGTAAGGATTCGAGCGGACATTCTGGCTGGTCTCGACAGATTTGGCTTATCTGGCCACGTGCATGCATACCCGGACGAGCTGTCAGGTGGCATGCGCCAGCGTGTCGCGCTGCTTCGTACTTTGTTGACAGGTGGCGAACTCATGCTGCTGGATGAACCATTCGGCGCACTCGATGCCCTGACCAAACGGGAGATGCATCGCTGGCTGCTGGAGCTCTGGGAAGGTCTGGGCAAAACCGTGTTGTTCATCACACATGACATTGAAGAAGCCCTGCTGCTCAGTGATCGGATTATTCTGTTAACTCCGGTGGGCCAAGGCCAACAGCTGCAGGATCTGACGGTACCTTTGCCACGTCCAAGACATTCGGACATGATCTACGAACCGGCTCTCGTTCAGATGAGACGACGACTGGAGGAACAATTGCATGCGACACGGTAA
- the thiM gene encoding hydroxyethylthiazole kinase: MSYLERVRTQNPLVHNITNIVVAPFTANGLLALGASPFMAYAHEEVADVAKMSGAVVLNIGTLDEKVVEAIRLAGQSANSNNVPVVLDPVGAGATTYRTETVQMLVRELRLTVLRGNVAEVANVIGERWSIKGVDAGQGEGDRIGIAERAAQKLGCVVVITGREDVITDGQTTFLTSNGHALLTQVTGAGCLLSSVIGAFAAIAKPGDDLLSSVVEALAFYGVAAEIAAERTADLGPGSFQIELLNQLAQVTPEVLAERAQVRQMDGGAQ, translated from the coding sequence ATGTCTTATCTGGAACGTGTTCGTACACAAAATCCACTTGTTCATAACATTACGAATATTGTCGTCGCTCCGTTTACCGCCAACGGTTTGCTCGCACTAGGTGCATCTCCCTTCATGGCCTATGCGCATGAAGAAGTGGCTGACGTTGCCAAGATGTCGGGAGCGGTTGTACTGAACATTGGCACTCTGGATGAAAAGGTGGTTGAGGCGATCCGTTTGGCTGGTCAATCCGCTAATTCAAATAACGTGCCTGTTGTGCTCGATCCGGTTGGAGCCGGCGCAACCACCTATCGTACGGAAACCGTTCAGATGCTCGTTCGTGAGCTTCGCCTCACGGTGTTGCGGGGCAATGTGGCGGAAGTCGCCAATGTCATCGGCGAGCGTTGGAGCATCAAAGGTGTGGATGCAGGTCAAGGCGAAGGGGATCGAATCGGAATAGCGGAACGAGCAGCACAAAAACTCGGCTGTGTGGTCGTCATTACCGGACGCGAGGATGTCATTACGGATGGACAAACGACGTTCCTGACGAGTAATGGACATGCTTTGCTTACCCAAGTGACTGGTGCAGGCTGCTTGCTCAGCTCGGTAATTGGTGCTTTTGCAGCCATTGCGAAACCGGGAGACGACTTGCTGAGCAGTGTTGTGGAGGCACTCGCTTTCTATGGCGTTGCAGCAGAGATTGCAGCAGAACGTACCGCTGACCTGGGACCGGGCAGCTTCCAGATCGAATTGCTGAATCAACTGGCCCAAGTGACACCTGAGGTTCTCGCAGAGCGGGCACAGGTTCGACAGATGGATGGAGGTGCGCAATGA
- the thiD gene encoding bifunctional hydroxymethylpyrimidine kinase/phosphomethylpyrimidine kinase has protein sequence MSIAQALTIAGSDNGGGAGIQADLKTFQELGVYGMTVITAIAAQNTTGVQGVFPISYEGVAQQLDSTGDDFKPSAVKTGMLYNTEIIQLVTEKWQQYGWSNLVIDPVMVAKGGAPLLQQEAVQALIKELLPHALITTPNIPEAELLTGMSIMNLSQREEAARQIVQMGSTYALVKGGHDEGSGMIVDVLYDGQSFHYLENVRVVTRHTHGTGCTYSAAITAELAKGSSVLAAVTTARAFIQAAIEDELGIGAGHGPTNHFAYQRRLRGEQ, from the coding sequence ATGAGTATTGCACAGGCTTTGACGATTGCTGGTTCCGATAATGGTGGCGGCGCTGGAATTCAAGCCGATCTGAAGACCTTTCAGGAGCTCGGTGTATACGGCATGACTGTGATTACAGCCATTGCCGCTCAAAATACAACAGGTGTGCAGGGCGTCTTCCCTATCTCATATGAAGGTGTCGCTCAACAGTTGGATTCGACCGGAGATGATTTTAAGCCCTCAGCTGTAAAGACGGGCATGCTCTACAATACCGAGATCATTCAACTGGTCACCGAGAAATGGCAGCAATACGGCTGGTCCAATCTGGTCATCGATCCAGTTATGGTTGCCAAGGGCGGTGCCCCTCTGCTCCAGCAGGAGGCTGTTCAGGCGCTAATTAAAGAGTTGTTACCTCATGCATTGATCACGACACCGAACATTCCGGAAGCCGAGCTTCTTACTGGAATGTCCATTATGAATTTGAGTCAGCGTGAAGAAGCCGCAAGGCAAATCGTGCAGATGGGCTCCACGTATGCTTTGGTGAAAGGTGGTCATGATGAGGGAAGTGGCATGATTGTCGATGTTCTCTATGATGGGCAATCTTTTCATTACCTGGAGAACGTTCGGGTAGTGACACGACATACTCATGGAACGGGATGTACGTATTCTGCGGCCATTACTGCCGAATTGGCAAAGGGCTCATCTGTGCTGGCTGCCGTCACAACCGCGCGAGCGTTCATCCAGGCAGCCATCGAAGATGAGCTGGGGATTGGGGCCGGACATGGGCCAACGAATCATTTTGCGTATCAGCGCAGACTGCGGGGTGAGCAGTAA
- a CDS encoding deoxynucleoside kinase produces the protein MKPAPFIAVEGPIGAGKTTLATMLSQELNLPLVKEIVEENPFLASFYQDIDEWSFQLEMFFLCNRFKQLEDTGVHYIKQNTPVISDYHIYKNMIFAERTLKGSKRDKYRQIYHLLTDDLPKPNLVLYIEAELDTLMYRINKRGRSFEQDMDPAYMEQLIADYKTGMAYLADSPNPPMIIKVNAEQLDFVEHPEHFKQIVKQVKEYIT, from the coding sequence ATGAAACCAGCCCCGTTTATTGCAGTGGAGGGTCCGATTGGAGCGGGGAAAACAACGTTGGCAACGATGCTTTCTCAGGAATTAAACCTTCCGCTGGTCAAGGAAATAGTAGAAGAGAATCCCTTTCTGGCGTCCTTCTATCAGGATATAGATGAGTGGAGCTTCCAGCTTGAAATGTTTTTTCTGTGTAACCGGTTCAAACAACTGGAAGACACAGGCGTGCACTACATTAAACAAAATACCCCTGTCATTTCGGACTACCATATTTATAAAAATATGATATTTGCCGAGCGTACTCTGAAAGGATCAAAAAGGGACAAATACCGCCAAATCTACCATCTGTTAACGGATGATCTGCCAAAACCCAATTTGGTGCTCTATATTGAAGCCGAACTCGACACATTGATGTATCGGATCAACAAACGTGGACGGTCTTTTGAGCAGGATATGGACCCGGCATATATGGAACAGTTAATTGCAGATTACAAAACAGGAATGGCTTACTTGGCTGACAGCCCGAATCCCCCAATGATTATTAAGGTAAATGCGGAGCAGCTCGATTTTGTAGAACATCCTGAGCATTTCAAACAGATTGTTAAACAGGTAAAGGAGTATATTACATGA